From a single Nicotiana tabacum cultivar K326 chromosome 8, ASM71507v2, whole genome shotgun sequence genomic region:
- the LOC142163495 gene encoding uncharacterized protein LOC142163495 has translation MQNTPSEGKQNTHVNRRTRSHSGTPSDRDKGKGSKRKAKSDGDDVSSNKRKVHVDQKCYSSSDLKLWDYYVPLADHYSTRISVHTNCSIVEHLKNNLDDQQIEMFRRTCFGYFVDLPEFFIQNQLIHSLLLREVVSPKDNELWIKVNSTKLRFGLAEFCIITGLKCNGDPNKDYESVQSSRLMELYFPSMSKVSKKSLTDYFLNKMWKSDDDALKIAVLHFIHSFLFSTTNDDLITKNDFLLVESGDFGTFPWGKVVYNATLGSMKNKVRSRREMY, from the exons ATGCAAAATACCCCTAGTGAAGGAAAGCAAAATACTCATGTTAATAGAAGGACTCGTTCTCATAGCGGGACTCCCAGCGATAGA GATAAGGGTAAAGGTTCTAAAAGGAAGGCTAAAAGTGATGGGGATGATGTTTCATCAAACAAGAGAAAAGTTCACGTTGATCAAAAATGTTATAGCTCATCTGATTTAAAG CTTTGGGATTACTATGTTCCTTTGGCTGATCATTATAGTACTCGTATCAGTGTGCATACAAACTGCAGTATAGTGGaacatttgaaaaataatttggatGATCAGCAGATTGAGATGTTTAGAAGAACATGTTTTGGTTATTTTGTGGACTTGCCCGAATTTTTTATACAGAACCAACTTATCCATTCACTATTGCTTAGGGAAGTAGTGTCACCTAAAGATAATGAGTTATGGATTAAAGTGAATAGCACCAAGTTGCGCTTTGGACTTGCAGAGTTTTGTATTATTACAGGTTTAAAGTGTAATGGTGATCCCAATAAAGATTATGAATCTGTCCAGTCGAGTCGGTTGATGGAATTGTACTTTCCAAGCATGTCGAAAGTGTCTAAGAAATCGTTAACTGACTATTTCTTAAACAAGATGTGGAAATCTGATGATGATGCATTAAAGATTGCAGTATTGCATTTCATTCACAGTTTCCTGTTTTCTACTACGAATGATGATTTGATAACAAAGAATGATTTTCTGTTGGTTGAATCTGGTGATTTTGGAACTTTCCCTTGGGGAAAAGTAGTTTATAATGCTACGTTGGGTTCGATGAAGAATAAGGTTCGTAGTAGGAGAGAGATGTACTAA